From the genome of Desmodus rotundus isolate HL8 chromosome 2, HLdesRot8A.1, whole genome shotgun sequence, one region includes:
- the TM4SF18 gene encoding transmembrane 4 L6 family member 18: MGSRKCGSCLSGLLIPLALWSIIVNILLYFPNGQTSYASSNKLTNYVWYFEGICFSGIMMLIVAAVLLVLESDNNSKCCQSENCSKKYMTLLSIIFSALGIAFSGYCLAISALGLVQGPYCRTLNGWEYAFEGTAGRFLIDSSIWIQCLEPAHVVEWNIILFSILIALSGLQVIVCLIRVVIQLSKILCGTYSVIIQPGII, from the exons ATGGGGTCTCGGAAATGTGGAAGCTGCCTAAGTGGTCTGCTGATTCCGCTTGCACTCTGGAGTATAATTGTgaatatattattgtattttccaaatgggCAAACCTCCTATGCATCCAGCAATAAACTCACCAACTACGTGTGGTATTTCGAAGGAATCTGTTTCTCAGGTATCATG ATGCTTATAGTTGCAGCAGTTCTTCTTGTTCTGGAGAGTGATAACAACTCTAAATGTTGCCAGAGTGAAAACTGCAGCAAAAAATACATG ACACTGCTGTCAATTATCTTTTCTGCCCTTGGAATTGCTTTCTCTGGATACTGCCTGGCCATATCAGCTTTGGGCCTTGTCCAAGGCCCATACTGCCGCACCCTCAATGGCTGGGAATATGCCTTTGAAGGCACTGCAGGACG tttccttatagATTCCAGCATATGGATTCAGTGTCTTGAACCTGCACATGTAGTGGAGTGGAACATCATTTTGTTCTCCATTCTCATAGCACTCAGTGGGCTTCAGGTGATTGTCTGCCTCATCAGAGTAGTCATTCAGTTGTCCAAGATACTGTGTGGAACTTACTCAGTCATCATCCAG ccTGGAATCATTTGA